CCTGTCTTTTTGATTTCTTTAGCAGTTGTTTCAGCGTCCTGATGCTCGTTGAGGTAACTTAACACCAAATGCGCCCCCTGCTGGGCAAAGGCCAGCGCTACAGCCTTTCCAATACCACTATCTCCACCAGTTATAATAGCAATTTTACCCGCTAACTTTCGAGAAGAGTCTGTCGGGACTGTCTGTGGACGCGGGCGCATTTTAGTTTCTTCGCCAGGCTGCTTTTGTTGAGATTGTTTGGGCCTTATTTGTTTTTTACTGTCTTTTTTCATTTGTTTCTTTTTTATCCGTTTGTTCTTTACCAGAAACGAAGAAGATAAAATGTCGCAAGAAAAACGGGGTTCTTATTGGACTGCTACGTCGTTTTTTCTTTTAAAACATATCGTCTAATGTGTTTGTTCTTCCTATATTAAATAAAATAGAACTGTTATGGCAAAGTATTCGAAGAAGGCAAGTGAAAAAGTGGGGGAGACTATGAAGGAAATGAAAGCAGGAAAACTAAAGACCGGCAGCGGCAAAAAGGTAACTTCGAAAGATCAGGCAGTTGCCATAGGCCTGTCTGAAGCTAGAAAAGAAGGTGCTAAAGTTCCAAAGAAAAAGTCGTAAATTACGATGTTAACCGTGCTATTGGAGTGTAAAGAGCAACGAGGTTATACACATCACAAAAATCCCAATTAAGATGGCCATACGAAAAGAAAGGCACCTATCTCCGCTTAAAGATAAACCTTTTAAGAAAAGGGAGGCGAAGCAAACCGAAAAAGGGGGGGAGCGCATTGATGTTGATCGGTCTTATGAGGCTGGTGTTGATTCTCAGCAGGACCAATTGAACCGCATTCCGAAAAAGACAGAAGATAAACAAAATGTAAATGAAAATGATCGCTTAAAGTGAGTACTGATCGGAGACAGTGTCAGTCGACCGATCCACTTCATTGAGAAAATCAATGTCTTTAGCTTTTATCTTGAGTATTTTGTTCGTGAAACCAAACGGTTGTTCGTTTCACTTGCGGTTACCGGGCCTTTGCTGTAAGCATTAGCGTAGCAATTATAGCCACTTTTTATAAACGACGTATTACTTGATTTCCATATCATCTTTCCGGCGTATAATTTTTCGTTAAAGTATAGCAGCCTAGTCTATGTTCAGTTATTTGGTAACGATGTCAAAAGGTAGGAACTTTAAGGAACCGGTATTGCTAGGAGAATTAATACGACGGATGTTAGCGAAGAAAAACGTCCCGTTATTAGTGCCTTTGGGATGGAGTATGCACTATGCGATGGGCTACCTTATGACGATTTTTTTCCAAAAATTGGCCAATTTTGAACAGAATCAAAATAGCGTACTTTTAACAATAGAAGATTCCACTGATCATTACGGGGAACGCAAACGTACGGAAGACAACCCTTCTTTATCCATTTTTTCCAGCACTACAACTACTTTCATTGGATCGCCTATGGTAATGTTAACCACTTTTGTATTAGGATGTTCCTGTTGCGCTATGGAAGAAAAAAAATTTTCTGTCAAAGGGGTTAAGTCCGGGTTTTCCTTTGATAGACGACTTATTTCATCTTCTTCAAAAATTCTGTTAAATACTTTGTTCATATGAATTAAATTAGCCTCTTTAACATCGAATAAATTCTTTGTGCAGCCTATAAAGGATGAGTCCCAAATTGTCCTTTGCTCCAGTCTTTTTAATCATTTGTTCCCGAATTTCTTCTACTTTTCGTTTTGTCGTAAAAAGTCTATAGGCGATATCCCGATTAGCATGACCGTATACCATTAAATCTAATATCTCCTTTTCTTTTTCGGTTAAGGTAACGTTTGCATTAAATGATGCGATATGTGCCTCGAATTCGCTCAAACGGTGAAAAAGTTTTGCGGTTAGATCGACATCAATATAATCATTGCCTTGATAGACGTAATTTAAAGCAAATAGTAGCCCATCCTTATCTAAGTTTTTGGCGATATAACCATTTACGCCGGCACTTATGAGTTTTAAAGCGTGCTTAATACCGTTGATGTCGTCCATCACAACAATCTTTAATTGATTGTTCGTTAATTTAGCATTTTCGATAATATGCAATACGGTGTCGACATTTTGATCAACTACCAGTAATAAGACGTCTATACCGTAAAAATCGTAAGCTGAGATAGCCGTAAGAGACTCGTTTTTACCAATATCAATTTTTTCTTGCAGAAGTAGCTCAGCTAATGCATATCGACGAATGGAATTTTCATCTCCTATCGCTATTTTATATTTCATATTAAGAGATAATAGTTACAAACCAATTATAATTCCTTTAACTCCTTTAAGTTGTTTTAATAACTAAATAACAACTGACCGGTATAAGTGTTTGACTTACGATTAAGGGGGTGTGAAATTGTTGGATCCATTATACCTTGTACCGCCAACTCACCATTGGTGTTTGGCGAGAATATTGAATTCGTTCAGCTTATCTGTTTTATCGCTAATTGCTTGATAGCTCCTTTAACGTTTGCTGTCTCAGTAAATCTACTATTGTAAATGGCATCATTTGTCTTCTATTCACCTGAGATCCCCGCGTGATCCCCATGTGATCCGCCTAATATCCGCTTTTACCCCCCTAAAAGCGTACTATTAGTGAACTAATAGGGGCTAAGTAGGGACTGAATGGGAAGGGGATGGCGTGTGGAGGTAACTTGAAAGTATCTTTTCTTTCTGTCGGCCGTCATACCTTTTTTACCGCTGTCAGGTGGGCGGCTTTTTCTTTGCTCATTCCGTCATCTCGCAATGCGTCATACTTTTTATCGTCCCTGATTTGCTTTCCATGATTCTTGGCTATAACATTTATGTTTATCAGGTTATTAATAATACGTGCCATATGATGTAACTGGTACAAAATTTAAACCACACTCCTTTGCCATACTCGACAAATATTCGATCTTCCTAAATTATTGCCCTCCTGTATCTGTCTCTTTACCGATACTATCTGTTTGCATGGGATACATTTTTTCTGACAAAGTAGAATCTGGCGGAGCGGGTGCGTTGATCGTATCGGCGTCAAATTGCTCTTCCACGTCATCAGGTGATTGGCTATCACAACCACAGCCTGAAAAAAATACGCTCGACATCACGATTGAATAAATTATGTTTCTCATAACGGTGTATGGATTGTTGTTTACATTCAACAATGTTTGGCGTAATAAGTTTACTTCGCGTGGTTATTGATTATTGGTAGAAGTTTTTGATTATTTGTGTGTTTTTGGACTGATTTTTACTATGTACTAAAATCTATATAAGTTGTCGCTCTTTTCTGAGTATGTTGTTCATATTGATTCCCAAATTCGTGGCATGGTACTGCTTCTTTAGTCGCTGAGGATATGCAGATGCCCGCCTGTACGAATCTCAACTATTGGCAGAAATATTGAATTTGTTATTAACATATCCTGAGGTAATTCGTGTCAATCCCGTAAATATTATAGCTAACACATCATAAATTTAAAAAAGGCAGATTATGGAAATTACAATGAAAGAACCAGGTACCGAAATGGACGTTACACTACAGGTGGTGCCAGAAGATTACAATGGCGAGCAAGGTCTTCGGATTATTTATCCGAGCAAAGATTTTTTTGTGATGACGCAGAAAGGTGGGGAATGGAAAGTAGTCGATGAAGAACATATCAGTCCTTGGAACATGTTTTAACGGATTACAAGGGCCAAAAATATCCACTTGTATTTTACCGGACAGGTATAAATACGTTGTATTTCTTGTTACAAATACGTTTTCGCGATTTAATTAGCCATTAGCGAAACAGCAAAGTGATAATTGCATAAATGTTGATGTAAGGCCTATCCGACAAATGGTTTGTCGAAAAAAAATCACCTGATCGAATCGATAGCAGAAGTATCTTGTCTTATCGTGGTGTCCATTAGTGGCGCTTTTGCGGTGGCCGTGTCCCGGTCAAAAGCTTCGGTACCAGACCCAGATCGCCCACAAGCGAAGGAAATACATATTATCAGTGACAAAACAATTGCTTGGATTACTTTTTTCATAATACTAAGTTATTTTGTATAATTACAACTAAACCTGTGTAATGTTTAGATAGGATGTATGAAAGTGAAAAGTATTTCAAGAAGTACATTGGCCCTACTGTTAGTGATATGTAATATTAGCTGTGATCAGCTATCGAAAAATATTGTTCGTGAGCATGTTGCTTATTATGATCAAATACCTGTCATCCCAAATTACGTTACACTGACAAAGGTGGAAAATGCTGGCGCTTTTCTTAGTTTAGGCTCAGCACTGCCGGATATATTGAGAATGGCACTATTAACACTGTTACCTTTGCTGGTACTGGCTTACGGTTTATATCTGCTGTTTGTACGGCGGTCTACACCGGGCGTATTTATGATAGGTTTAAGTTTCGTCCTTGGAGGTGGGATCGGAAATTTGATTGATAGACTATTGTACGGCTCGGTTACTGACTTTTTACATATTGATTTTATTGTTTTTCAAACAGGTATCTTCAATATGGCAGATGTTTCTATTTTGATTGGAATAGCTCTACTGTTTTACCATATTTATCTCGCCAAAGGGTCGAAGTCGTAGACACCTCCTCTAATTGTCGTTTTTGTACATCGTCCTGCGAGAGCAGGAGAGCGGATGGCAGGGGGGGGTGAATGTTTTAAAACCTATACTGAGGGTTCTAACACGTCATAGGCATATTGTTATAACCCAGTTTTCATATATAAAATTTTGTGTTGCTTGATAAAAGCATTATTTTGGTTAAATCGTGGTTACGATAAATAATCTTTTATTAATCTTAATACGTTAATTTATATGAATGAAGAGATAAATCAGCCGTTACCAGTGGCTTATAACGATATAAGAGAAGCAACCAAGCAGTCCGGTTTTTCAATGGCTTCTGATATATTGACATGTTCGCTGCTCCGAACGCTTGCAGGAACAAAACCGTCAGGTAGATTTCTTGAATTGGGAACAGGAACAGGGCTTTCAACTGCTTGGATTTTAGATGGTATGGATAGTTGTTCCTATCTCATCTCTATTGATAATGATGCTCAATTTATAAAAGTTGCTCACCGTTTTCTCGGTAAGAATGAGCAGCTGAATCTCATAAATACGGATAGCGGAGAATGGATCACCAACAATAAGGGACAGAAATTTGATTACATTTTTGCAGATACCTGGCATGGTAAATATACCCTATTGGAGGAGGTTTTGGCGCTATTAAATAAAGGAGGCCTTTATATCATAGATGATATGCTGCCTCAACCTAATTGGCCGAGTGGGCATTCAGAAAAAGCGACCACTCTTATTAAATATTTGGAAAGTAGGGATGATTTATTATTAACTAAGCAAACTTGGGCGACTGGAATAGTTGTAGCAGTGAAAAAGTGACAAATTTCCTTCAAATTGAGATTTTCATGACGATTTATATTAAAGGTAACTATTTGCTATTTTATGTAATTCGATCTTGTTTCTCAATATTTCACATTATTTCACAAAAAATGAAAACATTTTTTTAGGACATTTGTTAGCATGGTAGGTTTAGGTTGATTAAAAAAACATAAGTTTTGCCCGGCTACCCCAATGCCGGGTTTTTTTATAACGGGATTATTTTAATTCTTCGTAATCTTGGAATTTCCATGACCCTAATTCGTCTTTAGCATAAGATACTTTATATTTTTTTTCCCCAATAGATATATCGAAACTGAAAGGTTCATCTTTTTTTGTCTCATCCTTGTAATCATTTAATAGCCCATCGGCATATTCTTCAATTTGTTCTTTTGAAAATTCTTCGTTCATAACGTATTCAATTAATGTTTTACCTATCAAACTTAGCATATTGTATTTGAAATTCAAACTTGTGAATGAGCATATTTTACGCCATCAAAAATTAGGCAATCGGTTGCGTTTACAATGGATTTGTTAATGCCTTGTTTGAAGCTTATATTTGATCTCCACATATATAAAACCTGAATTTTATGCGATTGTTTTTAATATTCTTTTGTTGTGTATGGAGTTGCCTTGGCTATGCCCAGCATAAATCGACGGTTTCAGTAATTCCAGAACCGATGTCTTTGGAAGTGATGAACGGAAATTTGATACTTGACCAAACTGTTTTTATCAAGTATCAGAAACCAGAAGAAGAGCAGGTTGCGCAGCTATTTCAAAAGTTCCTTAAAAGTAATTATGCTTTTGAACTGCGCAGATATACCGGAAACGAAAAAGGAAACACCATAGATTTTGTGCTGGATGAAAGCATGAAGGATGAAGCTTACCATATCGATATTGATAATGAAGGTGCAAAAATCAAGGGAAGTACATCCGGACTGTTTTATGCGTTGCAAACTTTACAACAGTTGATGCCTTTAGACCGTAATCAATCTTTATACCTGCCTTATGTGAAAATCGATGATGAACCACGCTTTGCCTACCGCGGCCTGATGTTAGATGTAGGAAGATATTTCTTTTCTACCGATTACTTGAAGAAATTTATTGATCTGATGGCTCAGTATAAACTGAATGTCTTCCATTGGCACCTGACAGAAGATGCTGGTTGGCGTATTGAAATAAAAAAATATCCGCGTTTGACAGCAATTGGTTCAAAACGTGCAGGTACGCAAACTGGCCATAAACCGGAGGACTTTGATCCAACTCCTCATGAGGGCTATTATACGCAGGAAGAAGCCAAAGAGATCGTAGCTTATGCCAAAGAAAGAAATATTACCGTAATTCCTGAGTTTGATATGCCTGGGCATACGATGTCTGTGTTGGCCGCTTACCCCGAATTTGGCTGTACCGATGGGCCTTTTGAAGTACCTGTTAAATGGGGTATTAAAGAAGATGTGCTGTGCGTGGGAAAAGAAGAAACCTATGCTTTTGTAAACGACGTACTAGATGAGCTAATAGCTATTTTTCCATCGCCATATATACATATCGGTGGTGATGAAGCACCTAAAAGTCGGTGGAAAGAGTGCGTTACTTGTCAGCAGCGGATGAAAGAAGAAGGATTGAAAGATGAAGAAGAGCTGCAGAGTTATTTTATTCATCGTGTGGAAAAATATATTAATAGTAAAGGAAGAAATATTATTGGTTGGGATGAAATATTGGAGGGCGGTTTAGCTCCAAATGCTACTGTAATGAGCTGGCGTGGTGAAGAAGGTGGGATAGCTGCGGCTAAGCAGGGGCACGAAGTAATTATGACACCTAATAATTATCTTTATCTTGATTACTACCAATCTAAAGATCATGAAGCTGAACCAGTAAATATTGGGGGGGATCTTCCGCTATCAAAAGTTTATAGTTATGAACCTTTCACGGAAAAACTGCATTTGGATGAACAAAAGTTCATCAAGGGTATACAAGGAAATGTTTGGATGGAATATATTCATACGGAAGACAAAGTAGATTATATGACGTGGCCCAGGGCTTTAGCCCTAGCTGAAATTGCTTGGTCGCCGTCGACAAAAAAAGACTATAATCATTTTATAAACAAATTATCAAAGCCGTTAGCGCATTTAGACCAGCAAAGCATAGTGTTTCGTATTCCGGAACCATTGGCATTTTTAAACTTGGCAGACTCGACGGTTACTGCAGACAATAATCAACAGGTTACCGTAGATTTAACACCTGTAGTTGAAGGGACGCGTGTCTTTTATACCTTGGACGGGAGTGATCCTAGCCTACAGCAAAATGAGTTTACAGAGCCTGTGTTTTTGAATTTGACTGAAGGGCCGATTACAGTTAAGTATTTCCAGGTTTTACCCTCGGGTAGAAAGAGTGCGATATATCAAATGAAGTATGAATAATGATACATAGAATAAATAAGCGGTTTGCTTTTATTGTATAAACATATATATTTGTTTGTTTATACATGAAACTTCATTCGGATTCCAAAAATAAAAAACCCTTACATATCCAAGCGGAAGAGCTGA
This Olivibacter sp. SDN3 DNA region includes the following protein-coding sequences:
- a CDS encoding O-methyltransferase, whose protein sequence is MNEEINQPLPVAYNDIREATKQSGFSMASDILTCSLLRTLAGTKPSGRFLELGTGTGLSTAWILDGMDSCSYLISIDNDAQFIKVAHRFLGKNEQLNLINTDSGEWITNNKGQKFDYIFADTWHGKYTLLEEVLALLNKGGLYIIDDMLPQPNWPSGHSEKATTLIKYLESRDDLLLTKQTWATGIVVAVKK
- the lspA gene encoding signal peptidase II, coding for MKVKSISRSTLALLLVICNISCDQLSKNIVREHVAYYDQIPVIPNYVTLTKVENAGAFLSLGSALPDILRMALLTLLPLLVLAYGLYLLFVRRSTPGVFMIGLSFVLGGGIGNLIDRLLYGSVTDFLHIDFIVFQTGIFNMADVSILIGIALLFYHIYLAKGSKS
- a CDS encoding LuxR C-terminal-related transcriptional regulator; translated protein: MKYKIAIGDENSIRRYALAELLLQEKIDIGKNESLTAISAYDFYGIDVLLLVVDQNVDTVLHIIENAKLTNNQLKIVVMDDINGIKHALKLISAGVNGYIAKNLDKDGLLFALNYVYQGNDYIDVDLTAKLFHRLSEFEAHIASFNANVTLTEKEKEILDLMVYGHANRDIAYRLFTTKRKVEEIREQMIKKTGAKDNLGLILYRLHKEFIRC
- a CDS encoding beta-N-acetylhexosaminidase — protein: MRLFLIFFCCVWSCLGYAQHKSTVSVIPEPMSLEVMNGNLILDQTVFIKYQKPEEEQVAQLFQKFLKSNYAFELRRYTGNEKGNTIDFVLDESMKDEAYHIDIDNEGAKIKGSTSGLFYALQTLQQLMPLDRNQSLYLPYVKIDDEPRFAYRGLMLDVGRYFFSTDYLKKFIDLMAQYKLNVFHWHLTEDAGWRIEIKKYPRLTAIGSKRAGTQTGHKPEDFDPTPHEGYYTQEEAKEIVAYAKERNITVIPEFDMPGHTMSVLAAYPEFGCTDGPFEVPVKWGIKEDVLCVGKEETYAFVNDVLDELIAIFPSPYIHIGGDEAPKSRWKECVTCQQRMKEEGLKDEEELQSYFIHRVEKYINSKGRNIIGWDEILEGGLAPNATVMSWRGEEGGIAAAKQGHEVIMTPNNYLYLDYYQSKDHEAEPVNIGGDLPLSKVYSYEPFTEKLHLDEQKFIKGIQGNVWMEYIHTEDKVDYMTWPRALALAEIAWSPSTKKDYNHFINKLSKPLAHLDQQSIVFRIPEPLAFLNLADSTVTADNNQQVTVDLTPVVEGTRVFYTLDGSDPSLQQNEFTEPVFLNLTEGPITVKYFQVLPSGRKSAIYQMKYE
- a CDS encoding DUF6496 domain-containing protein; translated protein: MAKYSKKASEKVGETMKEMKAGKLKTGSGKKVTSKDQAVAIGLSEARKEGAKVPKKKS